A segment of the Bufo bufo chromosome 5, aBufBuf1.1, whole genome shotgun sequence genome:
cttgatttaaatcagttttctacataaagactaattcttgcttgtataacttataatatgcaagtagatgaagatttttagaataacttttcatattagtttgattaggttgattctgtattcataggtttgtagaagttaggattaaggtcttttgtGGGAAGACCTGCTAGAATTTCCTCCCTAGGACATTTGTTTTTCAACTGATCCTCTAACTCAGAGCCAAACAATTAAGGAACGGGCAGTACAAGTAGACACGATAGAGGGTCTAAACGAGGATGTAGCCGCTGCCCAGGCACCCTTTAGAAACCCATCTACTTTTTTATCGAATAAATCCTTAAGGAAGCCCATAATCTTCAAAGGGGAGACATGACCTCTTGGTTACCTTTGAAATAGCAACGTCTATCTTGGTCACTTTTTCCAAGGGGCACAATCTACTTCTGAGAAGGGGTAATATATTTTTGAAATATAAACTCTCCTGCTAGGATTATCCCACTCTCCCTTAAAGACGTTACGTTTTTATGAATAGGAAAACATCTGATGCCTAATTTCAAGCCCCCCAGACATCACATCTTGCACTGATCTTAGTTCCTTAGAATCTTCAATGCCCATGGTCGATCTAACTGCTTTTAATAAGTGATTAAATATCTTCCACTGGAAAAAAAGGGCCTTCCAATTTATTTTCACTCTTCTTCAGAAGAGTAAGACGATACGTCAAAACAATCTTCAATTGAGTGAAAATCCTGTTCCTGCTCAGAGTCAGAGGAGCTCACCAAATCAAGATGCTgaactagaaacatagaaacatagaatgtgtcggcagataagaaccatttggcccatctagtctgcccaatatactgaatactatggatagcccccggccctatcttatatgaaggatggccttatgcatatcccatgcatgcttaaaccccttcactgtatttgcagctaccacttctgcaggaaggctattccatgcatccactactctctcagtaaagtaatacttccttatattacttttaaacctttgcccctctaatttaaaactgtgtcctcttgtggtagtttttcttcttttaaatatgctctcttcctttaccgagttgattccctttatgtatttaaaagtttctatcatatcccctctgtctcttctttcttccaagctatacatattaaggtcctttaacctttcctggtaagttttatcctgcaatccatgtactagtttagtagctcttctctgaactctctctagagtatctatatccttctggatatAGTTTAGATTTCTGCTCTGAGGCCCAGACTTTCTTGTGGACCTAGCAgagcagacctcagatctgacCAATGACTGAAGGTTCTTATTTCTTTTTCTTAGACACAGCTTTCTTAGGTTTTCCCtgtaatatacatatataccatTATAAAAACAAAATGGCCAGAGGATGCTCACCCCCCTTCAGGTACCAGAGCTGGAGTGGAGTGGAAGCAGGATCCTCAGGAATATCCTTTTTGTCTTCCTCCATAGTGTAACAGATCCCCATGTTTAAAGTTAAAGACAGACATCTATGTGTATCAGGTACAAAGGTGTAGACACTTCCAGACAGTCAGTCTACTCTAACCTCAAGACTGACCTACTTAATTACAATACACAAGATAACACTCTGGTCTATTGTCTGGGTAAAGACACAGTGTCTACTTGTAAGCTATGTGACCAAGCCCCTGTTTGTGAGTGCATTATcttttactgtatattgattggttgctgtagctTGTGTTCCTGCATAAAAGGCCGAGCTGTGGCCATCAATAAAGAGAGTTCTTCACCCTCAATCTAGAGTCTTGTCTCTTATTGGGGGGTAACAAATATACAGCTATCACACTAGCACTTAGAAGAGCTTCTTCCCTTGGATCACTACTGGATGCTGAGCAGACTCCTCAGCGATCAGGAAAAGGACACCCTCCAGCAGAGGAAACCCCTCTACGCTCTAGGGGTAACCGCTACACAAAGTAGCTTGCCATGTATTCTGGAGTGATTCCCATGAACCCGCCAGCAACTTCACTCTGAGTTAGCGCTCTATAAGCACCTCCCGCGACGTCATCGCTGAGCGCGCGCACTTCCGATGCTTTGTGTTCCAAGCCTTCTAACCAACGTCACCACTCCACCATGCAGACATATGCCACAGCGCTTTATAGCCCTCTATACCAACTATCGCACCTCTGCCGGTCCATCAGCGCATGAGCATGCCGCcatatacaaaaaaaagaaagaaaaaaaaaaagactgcagGTAAACCAGGGATACCTGGGGGAGAAGCCACATGTAGAACTTCAGGCTTCTctccagagacaggaaaccataCTGAAGGGGGAAGAAAAGCCTCCACCTTTTTGTACTTCAGGTTTACTGTCTGTAGGGGCGGAGCCTCTCTCGTGGTGCTATcgtgggtgaggggaaaaattGTATACAGTTCCAACATGTAGCAGTCCAGATTTCTCGGTTATGACAACACTGCAAATGAAGGCGACGGTGGCTGTCagtcaatggcaggacatgtaATTGTTGCTGTGACAACACATTTCCTTCTGGtaagcacctggaaatggtcctgccagagacaggggtgtgtaatgaagatGACACCTTTGTCCGGATGGTGGACAACTGTGTCAGCTTCTTGTGCTTGTTGACTGATCAATCAATCCCCTCTACTAGTGGTATGTCTGGGTTGTCCAAAGCTTGCTCACCAAGGGTGCTTGacctcatgtaaccactgctcccaacatctTCTAACAGCTAGGTAAGAACGGCATAGATTACATGTAATTCTTCAAAACAATTGACCTGCTTCCCTGAACCCAATGAGCCCCCTCTCAAACTCTGTTAACTGAACAAAATGTCTGAGTGTCAtaaaggcatgtctagcagtcactcTCTCACCAAGAGTTACACTACCCAAGAGTAACCCGAGAGCCTTTTATGGGGCAGCTGTGGAAGCACTTTTACACCCTCTTGTGAGAAAGACCCAGTAGCTAATATCTTCCTGGGATATAACCGCATGCCAAGTTTCTTTGCAGCAATTTGACATTTTTAtctggaaacttttttttaatgtcgTCAATGGGTGTTTATTGGAAAAAgggaaaaagccatttttatgcccTTCACTGTGCTGAAACTGACAAGTTACTTTTATTTTGTGTCACCTCGATTACAGCGATACAAAGTTTATATCTATTATGTATaactacttaaagggtttctgtcagcaggaaaatggttattaacctggctgacattagtgatgtactaatgtcagctgaacataactatattagtgccatctcactgcgtgccgccgttattgagaaaaaattACTTTTGTAATATGCAAAGCGTTGAtcctactcctagaggctccgttctcccacctctggcctcgctctgctacacttgattgacagggccaggcaacgtTGGTCTCCGCTTGCCGGCCCTGCCTCCTGTAGAAATCTTGCGCCTGTGCtgccccgttcagtattcggcgcagacgCAGTAAGTGAAGGACACTCgcctagttatgttcagctgacattagtgatgtactaatgtcagcCAGATTAATATCATTCCtgctgatagaaaccctttaagaaaaacaTTGAAAACAAATTGCTtttgttgccatattctgacgcctattttatatttccatctacagagccGTGAAAGGGCTTGGTTTTGGTGGGGGTAGGACTTTTTTGAACCACTTTGGGGTACATATGGCTGTAATTTTTTATAGAATTGACCAAGAAACAGTGTTCACCATACAGGATTTTCAAATGCGGAGAtactaaattacatttttattatttatacgtAAAATTGGGTAAATGGGCAATTTGAATttaatactttattttatttttaggccttctaggggacttgaacatgccaTCATTCAAACGTTtatactagggttgtcccgataccgatactagtatcggtatcgggaccgattccgagttttctcggcggtactcagccgccgataccccgccccgatacataaatagaatactatgggcgtaactatgggcggggcccggtgcagtcactgtactcttacaccgggccccgccgctcaccgaagtatttataaacgtgaatccttatcctgttgttaagttgaactaacgctgccctctcccatgttcccctgtatccccacagcacttacttaagcttccatagcaggcagagcagacggcagcagtaacgtcactcactgacgtagagcgcctgctccgcccactttatgagtgaagcaggcggagcaggcgcgcgacgtcagtgagtgacgttactggtgccgtccgctctgcctgctatggaagcttaagtaagtgctgtggggatacaggggaacatgggagagggcagcgttagttcaacttaacaacaggataaggattcacgtttataaatacttcggtgagcggcggggcccggtgtattgggggacactgttatgagggggatctgtggatgacatatagcagtgtcatccacagatcctccccataacagttccatccacagatcccccaccaaataacaatgccatcctcagatccccccaccccataacaatgccatccacagatatcccaccccatagcagtaccatccacagatccccataacagtgccatccacagatcccccataacagtgccatccacagatcccccataacagtgccatccacagatcccccataacagcaccatccacagatccccataacagtgccatccacagatcccccataacagtgccatccacagatcccccataacagtgccatccacagatccccataacagtgccatccacagatcccccataacagcaccatccacagatccccataacagcgccatccacagatcccccataacagtgccatccacagatcccccataacagtgccatccacagatcccccataacagtgccatccacagatcccccataacagtgccatccacagatcccccataacagtgccatccacagatcccccataacagtgccatccacaggtcccccataacagtgccatccacagatcccccacatgacagtgcgtcatccacagatccacagatcccccaaaacggtcacatgacatttaaaaaaagtatcggtattcggtatcggtgactacttgaaaaaaagtatcggtacttgtactcggtcctaaaaaagtggtatcgggacaaccctagtttaTACCATAGAATAGTTTACAATTTCAGTTTATCGGGATTCTACAGTCTTTCGCAGATAACTAAGGATcagcttaaaataaaaataaaaaaataaaaataaaaaatggtattTACATGCAGATCGTGCACTGCAACTCTGTACCTGGCTGCAGCATGTCAGCAAGATTGGCATCAGCTGTCATGagttgtcactgctgcagctggaTACGTAGAGGTGGCTGGGAGAACTGGATCAGCGGCACAGGACCTTCCAGTTCTTTGTCGCAGGCTGATCCTGAGAGTTGTCCCATTTAAGCTCTAATGCTTCTGCTGTGTATGCAGTGGGTCAGCTCCCAAACCCACTTCATACTCCCTTGATGTCACCATTTCAAAAAACATACAGTATGTCACCAAGGGGTTACAAATCAGTAAAATTAGATCTGTTTATaactgcttgagaaaagtcccagtacAAGGACTGAAAAGTCGCTTTTTGGTGATAAAAGGACACTTTATTTACTTTTTGGGagtgctgtggaatttttttaattttagatcTGTTTATAAGAGATATTTTCCATCCTAAAATACAAGCAAGATCCTAAGTTACCACCTACCTCCGATCAGTTGTCCTAGATAACGTGATTTCCCTGCAGCTTTGAAAAGTGCCCCATTATACCTCCCACTGCCCAATTCCTTTTCTATCCACTACCCCACTAGAGGAGTGGGCCATGtttaaaggggatatcccatAAGAGGTGTGCATAACCTATTAACAGGTTAACTAATAAATATCGGCTCGCAGTCGGTCTAACTGCGTGGACCTCCAGCCATTGCGAGATGAAGGGGTCCCTGAGCCACCTctctgaatggagcagtagtgcaCATCAGTCCACCATTCCTATGAGTCAGACATTttgtgggataatccctttaacattAGGGGCTATTTGATCTGTGCACTGTGTAGGTATATACAATATGTCATGATGTGGCTTTACGGAGAATTATTACTGTGGTGATTACAACGGATCCACTTACATTACGGGAGGAATAATGAACTGTACGGCTCTCCCCATTTACATAACAATTTTCCATATACGTGAAGCAATGTTCTCAGCAATGCTTTAGTTACCTTTTCCTTCAGCAGCTCTGGATTGTGAAGAATATTCTCATTTACTTCCAGTAACCGGCCTCTAATACAACTAGGAGAGCAAAACAAAGTAAAAAACTAGACAAACTTCTAATATTCCACTAATCCACCAGGTATCTTGCCACTCTGCTGTGCTATACATTTCCCCCACACATTGTATAGGTTTCAGGTTCCATATCAGCTACTAATTTACCGCTCACTGTTCTTCAAAATTAAGTAAGCTCCTAATGCTGAAACTAATCCCCGAGCCATAAAACTAAATATTTCTTAAGTGGTTTCTGTAATGGAAAAATGTGCACCTGTAAATGGTATATTCATCGCCGTCACAGCAGGTTATCCTACACAACGGTGCGAGCTCTGTTAAGAACTGAGCCCCCTGAATAATAAAAGACAACACAACCTGCATTAGAAGCAATTAGTTCATCACATCTCGTCCTTATTTCATTGATAAAATGTTTATTATAATACAATACCACAGGGTGCAGTATTTTTCTGCAAAATGAATAAGCAAAAAAAGGTGAAGCTTGAAGTTTCCTTCCCTTTATCTAAATGGTTGACAAATGTGTACACACAAATACAGCACCAAAACTGCAGTGTGTGAACACAGATCATGAGTCGCATACTATCAAGACTTTCCAGTAATATCTGTATAGGAGATATCTGTATAGCATTAGGCAAGTGCATGGCAATTACCAATAGCAACTCATCCTACTAAATGGACCTTTTGGTAGACGCTCCAAGCAGGAGCCATATGCAATCCATGTTCCACCATATGATGCTCTGTGAGGCACCATCCTAAAAGAGAAAGCCTCTAAAAATTGGCATTCATATGGATtcggacagaaaaaaaaaaagcttgcatGGGTGCCAgtcagttgctatggcagcctgaggccttgtgaaggctcccaggctACCATAGCAAACTGCCCGGGGGAAATGCCTAAACTGTTTCATCTCGCCACCCGAAAAAAAAGCCATTACATAGCTTTGTAGatgaaaatatattatatatatatatatatatatatatatatatatatatatatatatagttagttAGATGCCaaactattttaatttttttttaaagattttcttTAAAAAGCAGTAAAACCTAAGAAtataaaatttggtattgttgtaatcgtactgacctacgGAATAAGGTCATCATGTCACTATTAGCACACAGTGAACCCCATAACAAACAATGGCAGaattcttttttttcctctagttcacaccacaatttttttcccttttttttcctaaccaCACCATCATCAGTTATAACATGCTAAGGCCCTGTTCCCATTGTGGTCAAGCCATCCATTGGAAGTGTACATCCAAAGCATTCCTGACACACTGGCCCCATGTATGCCATTCTATGCCTACACATAGGGGCATACGTCACCAATCTATGCTAAAAATCTAATGTTATTCAGTGGGgtaaaaaaagtatttagtcagccaccaattgtgcaagttctcccacttaaaaagttgagaggcctgtaattttcatcataggtatacctcaactatgagagacataatgagagaaaaaaaaaaaaaaaaaaaaaatcacattgtcagatttttaaagaatttatttgccgattatggtggaaaataagtatttggtcaataacaaacaTTAATCTCAATACTTTgctatataccctttgttggcaatgacagaggccaaacgttttctgtaagtcttcacaaggttttcacacactgttgctggtattttggcccattcctccatgcaaatctcctctagagcagtgatgttttggggtgGTTTGCTGGGCAAcacagactttcaactccctccaaaggttttctatgaggttgagatctggagactggctaggccactccaggaccttgaaatgagtCTTACGAAGCCACACCTTCATTTCCCGGGCAGCGTGTTTGGGATCAtggtcatgctgaaagacccagacacatttcatcttcaatgcccttgctgatggaaggtggttttcactcaaaatctcacgatacatggccccattcattctttcctttacacagATCAGTcatcctggtccctttgcagaaaaacagccccaaagcatgatttttccccccccatgcttcacagtaggtatggtgttctttggatgcaacgccgcattctttctcctccaaactcgatgagttgagtttttaccaaaaagttctactttggtttcatcggacattctcccaatcctcctctggatcatccaaatgctctctagcaaacttcagacgggcccggacatgtactggcttaagcagggggacatGTCTGGccctgcaggatttgagtccctggcggcatagtgtgttactgatggtagcttttgttactttggtcccagctctctgcaggtcattcactaaGTCCCCtcgtgtggttctgggatttttgctcaccgttcttgtgatcattttgaccccacggggtgagatcttgcgtggagccccagatcgagggagattatcagtggtcttgtatgtcttccattttctaataattgctcccacagttgatttctttacaccaagctgcttgcctattgcagattcagtcttcccagcctggtgcaggtctacaattttgtttctggtgtccttcgacagctctttggtcatggccatagtggagtttggagtgtgactgtttgaggttgtggacaggtgtcttttatactgataagttcaaacaggtgccattaatacaggtaccAAATGGAGGACAcaggagcctcttaaagaagaagttacaagtctgtga
Coding sequences within it:
- the ABITRAM gene encoding protein Abitram isoform X2, whose protein sequence is MAEAPQQFPSVVDRYFTRWYKSDVKGQLNEDFCILQHSNRICVVTLAECHPVLQSGKNISSISYQISANCSRLQNKVSGKSKRGAQFLTELAPLCRITCCDGDEYTIYSCIRGRLLEVNENILHNPELLKEKCCHNREIWTATCWNCIQFFPSPTIAPRERLRPYRQ